Proteins from one Cystobacter ferrugineus genomic window:
- a CDS encoding HAMP domain-containing sensor histidine kinase, which translates to MSLKRVITFAVALLASLGLVAATSLVILTTYLHRATLSMQAAVQGIQVAQDFEVTLLNLHRLQGSLRRGEAVTVSTIEEAERHLSDQLERTRRQAQSEEERELVTQVDKAFSLYLDAQGRSLEVPAGQMSTELNHRLENTLSAINQLIVLNIQEARVEQSRVDRWDQMADLAGLGVAVLLVLGVVVLLVWMQRAVFHPLLGISRAMRRFGSRGERIQAPMEGAEELRDMARTFNEMADSLLNQRQARLTFLAGVAHDLRNPLSALKMSAALVTSRGPVSEERLRKTMALVSRQVSRLDRMVGDLLDSTRIEAGRFELKLEERDAGELATSVVELYRSSGAAHELRLLLPDGPLPLRCDPTRVEQVLNNLVSNALKYSREGSVVDVEVRREGEEVWLSVRDQGIGISAEELRHLFTPFQRTGSAREKAPGVGIGLSVARRIVEAHGGRIEVESSPGRGSTFRVRLPRSPSVSAPREARPGPFAPDPVFS; encoded by the coding sequence ATGAGTCTCAAGCGTGTCATCACGTTCGCGGTCGCCCTGCTCGCGAGCCTGGGTCTGGTCGCCGCTACTTCCCTCGTCATCCTGACGACGTACCTGCATCGGGCCACCCTGAGCATGCAGGCGGCCGTGCAGGGCATCCAGGTCGCCCAGGACTTCGAGGTGACCCTGCTCAACCTGCACCGGCTTCAGGGCTCGCTCCGGCGGGGGGAGGCCGTGACCGTCAGCACCATCGAGGAGGCCGAGCGGCACCTGTCCGACCAACTGGAGAGAACCCGGCGTCAGGCCCAGTCGGAGGAGGAGCGGGAATTGGTCACCCAGGTGGACAAGGCCTTTTCCCTCTACCTCGATGCCCAGGGCCGCTCATTGGAGGTGCCCGCCGGACAGATGAGTACGGAGCTCAACCACCGTCTGGAAAACACCCTCTCGGCCATCAACCAGCTCATCGTCCTCAACATCCAGGAGGCGCGTGTGGAGCAATCCCGGGTCGATCGCTGGGACCAGATGGCGGATCTGGCGGGCCTGGGCGTCGCCGTGCTCCTGGTGCTGGGCGTGGTCGTCCTGTTGGTGTGGATGCAACGCGCCGTCTTCCACCCCCTGCTGGGCATCAGCCGGGCCATGCGCCGCTTCGGCTCCCGCGGCGAGCGGATCCAGGCTCCCATGGAGGGAGCCGAGGAATTGCGCGACATGGCGCGCACCTTCAACGAGATGGCCGACTCCCTCCTGAACCAGCGCCAGGCGCGGCTCACCTTCCTCGCCGGTGTGGCGCATGATCTGCGCAATCCCCTCTCCGCGCTGAAGATGTCCGCCGCGCTCGTCACGTCGCGAGGCCCCGTGTCCGAGGAGCGTTTGCGGAAGACGATGGCCCTGGTGAGCCGTCAGGTGTCGCGGTTGGACCGGATGGTGGGAGACCTGCTCGACTCCACCCGCATCGAGGCGGGCCGCTTCGAGCTGAAGCTGGAGGAGCGGGACGCGGGTGAACTGGCTACCTCCGTGGTGGAGCTGTACCGCTCCAGTGGCGCCGCGCACGAGCTGCGATTGCTGTTGCCGGATGGACCGCTGCCGCTGCGCTGCGACCCCACGCGCGTGGAGCAGGTGCTCAACAACCTGGTGAGCAACGCGCTGAAGTACTCGCGCGAGGGCAGTGTGGTGGACGTGGAGGTCCGGCGCGAGGGCGAGGAGGTGTGGCTGTCCGTGAGGGATCAGGGCATCGGCATCTCCGCCGAGGAGTTGCGTCATCTCTTCACCCCCTTCCAGCGCACGGGGAGCGCGCGCGAGAAGGCCCCCGGCGTGGGCATTGGCCTGTCCGTGGCGCGGCGCATCGTGGAGGCGCATGGCGGCCGCATCGAGGTGGAGAGCAGCCCGGGCCGGGGTTCCACCTTCCGTGTCCGGCTGCCTCGCTCTCCCAGTGTATCCGCCCCTCGGGAGGCCCGGCCGGGGCCCTTCGCTCCGGACCCGGTGTTCTCCTAG